The following proteins come from a genomic window of Denitromonas sp.:
- a CDS encoding CBS domain-containing protein — protein MQVSEILAIKGKVLYTIAPNRSLSEAVAIMTEQDVGSLVVFEHGKMAGMLTFREVLKHVHSAGAAWQDVAIADVMVRDPLTAGGNMEMDELRRHMVDHHQRYLPVMDGDTLMGVISFHDVAKAVLEEQSFENRMLKNYIRNWPEDGNEA, from the coding sequence ATGCAGGTGAGTGAAATCCTTGCGATCAAGGGCAAGGTGCTCTACACGATCGCACCCAACCGAAGTCTTTCCGAGGCTGTCGCCATCATGACCGAGCAGGACGTTGGCTCGCTGGTGGTGTTCGAGCACGGCAAGATGGCGGGCATGCTCACTTTTCGTGAAGTCCTCAAGCATGTGCACAGCGCCGGCGCCGCCTGGCAGGACGTGGCCATTGCCGATGTGATGGTGCGCGACCCGCTGACGGCGGGTGGCAACATGGAAATGGATGAACTGCGCCGCCACATGGTCGACCATCACCAGCGCTACCTGCCGGTGATGGATGGCGACACCCTGATGGGGGTGATCTCCTTCCATGACGTGGCCAAGGCGGTACTGGAGGAGCAAAGCTTCGAAAATCGCATGCTGAAGAACTACATTCGCAACTGGCCCGAAGACGGTAACGAGGCCTGA
- the fdxA gene encoding ferredoxin FdxA yields MTYVVTEACVKCKYTDCVDVCPVDCFREGPNFLVIDPDECIDCTLCVAECPVEAIYAEDDVPDDQQAFIEINAELAKQWKPIIERHEALSDAEEWAKVKEKRHLLER; encoded by the coding sequence ATGACCTATGTAGTGACCGAAGCCTGTGTCAAATGCAAATACACCGACTGCGTCGATGTGTGCCCGGTCGATTGTTTTCGCGAAGGGCCCAACTTTCTGGTGATCGATCCGGACGAGTGCATCGACTGCACGCTGTGCGTGGCCGAGTGCCCGGTCGAGGCGATCTATGCCGAGGACGATGTGCCCGATGACCAGCAGGCCTTCATCGAAATCAACGCCGAGCTGGCCAAGCAGTGGAAGCCGATCATCGAGCGCCACGAGGCCCTGTCGGACGCCGAAGAGTGGGCCAAGGTGAAGGAAAAGCGCCACCTGCTCGAACGTTGA
- the ilvN gene encoding acetolactate synthase small subunit, producing the protein MSMVIDREAAGLVKVVLELEVANHAGVMSHICGLFARRAFNVEGILCMPLPDATRSRIWLLVFEDQRLEQMIKQVEKLEDVISVVRHGADHAVFERLETFFR; encoded by the coding sequence ATGTCTATGGTTATCGATCGCGAAGCGGCCGGTCTGGTGAAGGTCGTGCTGGAACTGGAAGTGGCCAACCACGCTGGCGTCATGTCGCACATCTGCGGCCTGTTCGCGCGCCGCGCCTTCAACGTGGAGGGCATCTTGTGCATGCCGCTGCCCGATGCCACGCGCAGCCGCATCTGGCTGCTGGTGTTTGAAGATCAGCGGCTCGAGCAGATGATCAAGCAGGTGGAGAAGCTCGAGGACGTGATCAGCGTGGTGCGCCATGGCGCGGACCACGCCGTGTTCGAGCGGCTGGAAACCTTCTTCCGCTGA
- a CDS encoding efflux transporter outer membrane subunit: MTKPQRRLAPLLAALVLSACAVGPTYEAPAIALPGQFEPAPTSATLATELGDAWWLHYQDPVLDELMAEALTHNADARLAAARLEEARARAGIVDADRYPTVEASAGSSRIRSSEQGIATDPRTTNLHSLGLGARYEVDLWGRYRQASEAARADVLGAVAARRTVALSLSAEVANRYFALQAIDERIRVLTQTRASRTDSAALLRRRLAAGSVAQFDVLQAEAAVSQVEADLASALSEQRSTEAALAVLLGRSPRAIFEATLTRGAARETPVLVPAGLPAELLSRRPDLIEAEQALVAATARVGEAEARRLPAISLTASLGRESTDFSNLLDANAGVFSLVAGLTQPIWDAGRLKRNVEVAEARAEQARIRYTQAVAGAFADVRRALAAQRGAMDSRTAQAARVKALQAALDQAQMRFDAGLVSRLEVLDTERSLLDAQLALTNAAAAQKTAIADLFRALGGGWQTGIEPVTTR; encoded by the coding sequence ATGACTAAGCCACAGCGCCGACTCGCCCCGTTGCTGGCCGCGCTGGTGCTCAGCGCCTGCGCCGTCGGCCCGACCTACGAGGCCCCGGCCATCGCCCTGCCCGGCCAGTTCGAACCGGCGCCGACGAGCGCCACGCTCGCTACCGAACTGGGCGACGCCTGGTGGCTGCATTACCAGGACCCGGTGCTCGACGAGCTCATGGCAGAGGCGCTGACCCACAACGCCGACGCGCGCCTGGCCGCGGCGCGGCTGGAAGAGGCCCGCGCACGGGCCGGCATCGTCGATGCCGACCGCTACCCGACCGTGGAAGCGAGCGCAGGCAGCAGCCGCATCCGCAGCAGCGAGCAAGGCATCGCGACCGATCCGCGCACCACCAACCTGCACAGCCTTGGGCTGGGCGCCCGCTATGAAGTCGACCTGTGGGGCCGTTACCGCCAGGCCAGCGAAGCGGCGCGTGCCGATGTGCTGGGCGCGGTCGCGGCGCGACGCACGGTGGCCCTGTCCTTGAGTGCCGAAGTCGCAAACCGCTACTTTGCCCTGCAGGCCATCGATGAACGCATCCGCGTGCTGACCCAGACCCGCGCCAGCCGCACCGACTCCGCCGCGCTGCTGCGCCGGCGCCTGGCCGCCGGCAGCGTGGCGCAGTTCGACGTGCTGCAGGCCGAGGCCGCCGTGTCGCAGGTCGAAGCCGACCTGGCCAGCGCACTGAGCGAGCAGCGCAGTACCGAGGCCGCCCTGGCGGTGCTGCTCGGCCGCTCGCCGCGCGCCATTTTCGAGGCGACACTGACCCGTGGCGCAGCGCGAGAGACGCCGGTCCTCGTCCCCGCCGGGCTGCCCGCCGAACTGCTCAGCCGACGCCCGGACCTGATCGAGGCCGAGCAGGCCCTGGTCGCTGCCACTGCCCGCGTCGGCGAGGCCGAAGCCCGGCGGCTCCCCGCAATCAGCCTGACCGCCTCGCTGGGCCGCGAATCGACCGACTTCTCGAACCTGCTCGATGCCAACGCCGGCGTGTTCTCGCTGGTCGCCGGCCTGACTCAGCCGATCTGGGACGCCGGTCGCCTGAAGCGCAACGTCGAGGTCGCCGAAGCGCGTGCCGAACAGGCACGGATCCGCTACACCCAGGCCGTGGCCGGCGCCTTTGCCGATGTGCGCCGGGCCCTGGCCGCGCAACGCGGTGCGATGGACAGTCGCACAGCCCAGGCGGCACGTGTAAAAGCCTTGCAGGCCGCGCTGGACCAGGCCCAGATGCGTTTCGACGCCGGGCTGGTCAGCCGGCTTGAAGTGCTCGACACCGAGCGCAGCCTGCTCGACGCGCAATTGGCGCTGACCAACGCGGCAGCGGCACAAAAGACCGCCATCGCCGACTTGTTCCGCGCACTTGGCGGCGGTTGGCAAACCGGCATCGAACCGGTCACGACCCGGTAG
- the ilvB gene encoding acetolactate synthase large subunit — translation MMQMTGAELIVRLLERQGIETVCGIPGGAILPFYDAIGQCDTIHHVLARHEQGGGFMAQGMARVSGKPEVCLASSGPGATNLVTAIADAKLDSIPMVAITGQVPLGMIGTDAFQEVDTYGMTIPLTKHNFLVRDAAELLEVIPEAFRIAMSGRPGPVLVDVPKDVQCQMVSVDDYPPVAVPDAPPALDLAAIEKAAEMINAAEQPVLYLGGGVIHSGASHLAVTLAEQGGLPTTMTLMALGSMPIDHPLSIGMLGMHGARYTNYVLEEADLLICVGARFDDRAIGKAAEFCPKAKIIHVDIDPAELHKIKTAHVGITGDVTQVIEALLPLVQVKLRKRWLSHVAGLKDRFPLAMPDVENPRSHYGLVHAVANALDDEAVIATDVGQHQMWVAQAYPFRRPRQWLTSGGLGTMGFGLPTAIGAALAAPERTVVCFTGDGSLKMNIQEMATLAEEDLNVKIVLMNNNSLGLVYQQQTLFYGKRPVASKYKRAVDFLKIAEGFGLEAVNLDTADNPAATLAEALQRPGPCLIHCSIDREEFVYPMVPPGAANTEMIG, via the coding sequence ATGATGCAGATGACCGGCGCCGAACTGATCGTGCGTCTCCTCGAGCGACAAGGCATTGAGACCGTGTGCGGCATCCCCGGCGGCGCGATCCTGCCGTTCTACGATGCCATCGGCCAGTGCGACACCATCCACCATGTGCTGGCGCGCCACGAGCAGGGCGGCGGTTTCATGGCGCAGGGCATGGCCCGTGTCTCCGGCAAGCCCGAGGTGTGTCTGGCCTCGTCCGGCCCCGGCGCCACCAACCTGGTCACGGCCATCGCCGATGCCAAGCTCGATTCGATCCCGATGGTCGCCATCACCGGCCAGGTGCCGCTGGGTATGATCGGCACCGACGCCTTTCAGGAAGTCGATACCTACGGCATGACCATCCCGCTCACCAAGCACAACTTCCTGGTGCGCGATGCCGCCGAGTTGCTCGAGGTGATCCCCGAGGCCTTCCGCATCGCCATGTCCGGCCGGCCCGGCCCGGTGCTGGTCGACGTGCCCAAGGACGTGCAGTGCCAGATGGTGAGCGTCGACGACTACCCGCCGGTGGCCGTGCCCGATGCGCCGCCGGCGCTGGACCTGGCCGCCATCGAGAAGGCGGCGGAGATGATCAACGCGGCCGAGCAGCCGGTGCTGTACCTGGGCGGCGGGGTGATCCACTCCGGTGCCTCGCACCTGGCCGTGACGCTGGCCGAACAGGGTGGGCTGCCGACCACCATGACGCTGATGGCGCTGGGCAGCATGCCCATCGACCACCCGCTGTCCATCGGCATGCTCGGCATGCACGGTGCGCGCTACACCAACTATGTGCTCGAAGAGGCGGATCTGCTGATCTGTGTCGGCGCGCGCTTCGACGACCGGGCCATCGGCAAGGCTGCCGAGTTCTGCCCCAAGGCGAAGATCATCCATGTCGATATCGATCCGGCCGAGCTGCACAAGATCAAGACCGCACATGTGGGCATCACCGGCGACGTCACGCAGGTGATCGAAGCCCTGTTGCCGCTGGTGCAGGTCAAGCTGCGCAAGCGCTGGCTGTCGCATGTGGCCGGGCTCAAGGATCGCTTCCCGCTGGCCATGCCGGATGTGGAGAACCCCCGTTCGCACTATGGTCTGGTGCACGCGGTGGCCAACGCGCTCGACGACGAGGCCGTCATTGCCACCGACGTGGGTCAGCACCAGATGTGGGTGGCGCAGGCCTATCCTTTCCGGCGGCCGCGCCAGTGGCTCACCTCCGGCGGCCTGGGCACCATGGGTTTTGGCCTGCCGACGGCCATCGGTGCCGCGCTGGCCGCGCCGGAGCGCACCGTGGTGTGCTTCACCGGTGATGGCAGCCTGAAGATGAACATCCAGGAGATGGCGACGCTGGCCGAGGAAGACCTCAACGTCAAGATCGTGCTCATGAACAACAACTCGCTCGGCCTGGTGTACCAGCAGCAGACGCTGTTTTACGGCAAGCGTCCGGTGGCGTCGAAGTACAAGCGCGCGGTGGATTTCCTGAAGATCGCCGAGGGCTTCGGCCTCGAGGCGGTGAATCTGGACACGGCGGACAATCCCGCCGCCACGCTCGCCGAGGCGCTGCAGCGTCCCGGCCCGTGCCTGATCCACTGCTCGATCGACCGGGAAGAGTTTGTTTATCCGATGGTGCCGCCGGGTGCCGCCAATACTGAAATGATCGGCTGA
- a CDS encoding multidrug efflux RND transporter permease subunit, whose protein sequence is MFSRFFIDRPIFATVLSVFIIIAGLAAMRGLPIAQYPEIAPPVVTVAATYPGASADVIEKTVAAPLETQIIGVENMLYMSSTSASNGRVEIQVTFDIGTDVDQAVINVNNRVKQAEPRLPLEVRRQGISVEKGSSAFLQVVAFTSPDGRFDDVYTSNYVTLNVLDVLKRVPGTTNVQIFGAKDYAMRIWLNPDRLRHHDLATTDVIRAIEEQNAQYAVGRIGQPPVASGQALSLTVNTRGRLAEPSEFENIILRASPNGAQLRLKDVARVELGARDYDFIGRLNGQPATLVGIFLKPGANALDVAEDVKNTLGELRARFPDGLSYSIPYDTTDFVNVSIREVIKTLAEAMVLVFLVVYLFLQNWRATLIPTLAVPVSLIGTFAGLLMLGYSINTLTLFGMVLAIGIVVDDAIVVLENVERIMHEEGLSVRQAAIQAMREVTGPVIAIVLVLCAVFVPIAFLGGLTGELYRQFAVTIAIAVSISGVVALTLTPALCVLILRHEHKATSRFFRAFNRGFEAVTRQYTHGVAWLIRRGAIGLLLFAGMVAITAQLAAITPGSLVPDEDQGYFITAVFLPDGASLERTDKVVAEVEKIIRSDPNVAYTVAFTGFDFLGGSFKNSAATFFVTLKHWDERTTTAAELVGKTYATTGHIQEALILSFNPPAIFGLGNAGGFEFYLQNRGDNDAKVLAEAKDTFLGAVNQDPMFAMAQTLWRANTPQLFVDVDREKAKSLGVPLDGLFATLGANLGSYYVNDFNKYGRTWQVLMSADPVYRNAPQDIAAAYVRADSGALVPISSLATISNTSGPDTLERFNNLPAVKIIGSAAPGYSTGQAIARLEELAATTLPPGFSLDWSGAAYQERRSSGSAGYTLVLGALMVFLILAAQYERWSLPLAVLLALPFGTFGALAAVWLTGMTNDVYFQIGLVTLLGLAAKNAILIVEYAIYKHREGMSAAAAAIEAARLRFRPILMTSLAFILGVTPLVLSSGAGAGARHAVGTGVVGGMLAATFLAVFFVPLFYRFITEHKLSEQRSRDEMFEEIRVRHDITHEKLVAEAAANGKGHSHD, encoded by the coding sequence TGATCAACGTCAACAACCGCGTCAAGCAGGCCGAGCCGCGCCTGCCGCTGGAGGTGCGCCGCCAGGGCATCAGTGTCGAGAAGGGCTCGTCCGCCTTCCTGCAGGTGGTGGCCTTCACCTCACCGGACGGCCGCTTCGACGATGTCTACACCAGCAACTATGTGACGCTCAACGTGCTCGACGTGCTCAAGCGCGTGCCGGGCACCACCAACGTCCAGATCTTCGGCGCCAAGGATTACGCGATGCGGATCTGGCTCAACCCGGACCGCCTGCGCCACCACGACCTGGCCACCACCGACGTCATCCGCGCCATCGAGGAACAGAACGCCCAGTACGCCGTCGGCCGCATCGGCCAGCCGCCGGTCGCCAGCGGGCAGGCCCTGTCGTTGACCGTCAACACCCGTGGCCGGCTGGCCGAGCCCAGCGAGTTCGAGAACATCATCCTGCGCGCCAGCCCGAACGGTGCCCAGCTGCGCCTCAAGGATGTCGCCCGGGTCGAGCTTGGCGCGCGCGACTACGACTTCATCGGCCGTCTCAACGGCCAGCCCGCCACCCTGGTCGGCATCTTCCTCAAGCCCGGCGCCAACGCGCTGGACGTGGCCGAAGACGTCAAGAACACCCTCGGCGAACTGCGCGCCCGCTTTCCCGACGGTCTGAGCTACTCCATCCCCTACGACACCACCGACTTCGTCAACGTCTCGATCCGCGAAGTGATCAAGACCCTGGCCGAGGCCATGGTGCTGGTCTTCCTGGTGGTCTACCTGTTCCTGCAGAACTGGCGCGCGACGCTGATCCCGACCCTCGCCGTGCCGGTGTCGCTGATCGGCACCTTTGCCGGGCTGCTGATGCTCGGCTACTCGATCAACACGCTCACCCTGTTCGGCATGGTGCTGGCCATCGGCATCGTGGTGGACGACGCCATCGTGGTGCTCGAGAACGTCGAACGCATCATGCATGAGGAAGGGCTGTCCGTTCGCCAGGCCGCGATCCAGGCCATGCGCGAAGTCACCGGCCCGGTGATCGCCATCGTGCTGGTGCTGTGCGCGGTGTTCGTGCCGATCGCCTTCCTCGGCGGCCTGACCGGCGAGTTGTACCGCCAGTTCGCGGTGACCATCGCCATCGCGGTGAGCATCTCCGGCGTGGTGGCGCTGACCCTCACGCCCGCGCTGTGCGTGCTGATCCTGCGCCACGAGCACAAGGCCACCAGCCGCTTCTTCCGCGCCTTCAACCGCGGCTTCGAGGCGGTCACCCGCCAGTACACCCACGGCGTGGCCTGGCTGATCCGCCGCGGCGCCATCGGCCTGTTGCTGTTCGCCGGTATGGTCGCCATCACCGCACAGCTGGCCGCGATCACCCCGGGCAGCCTGGTGCCGGATGAAGACCAGGGCTATTTCATCACCGCCGTGTTCCTGCCCGACGGCGCCTCGCTGGAGCGCACCGACAAGGTGGTGGCCGAGGTCGAGAAGATCATCCGCAGCGACCCGAACGTCGCCTACACCGTGGCCTTCACCGGTTTCGACTTCCTCGGCGGCAGCTTCAAGAACAGCGCGGCGACCTTCTTCGTCACCCTCAAGCACTGGGATGAGCGCACCACCACCGCGGCCGAACTGGTGGGCAAGACCTACGCCACCACCGGCCACATCCAGGAAGCGCTGATCCTCTCCTTCAACCCGCCGGCCATCTTCGGCCTGGGCAACGCGGGCGGCTTCGAGTTCTACCTGCAAAACCGCGGCGACAACGACGCCAAGGTGCTGGCCGAGGCCAAGGACACCTTCCTCGGCGCGGTCAACCAGGACCCGATGTTCGCCATGGCGCAGACCCTGTGGCGGGCCAACACGCCGCAGCTGTTCGTTGACGTCGACCGCGAAAAGGCCAAGAGCCTCGGCGTGCCGCTCGACGGCCTGTTCGCCACGCTGGGCGCCAACCTCGGCAGCTACTACGTGAACGACTTCAACAAGTATGGCCGCACCTGGCAGGTGCTGATGTCGGCCGACCCGGTCTATCGCAACGCGCCGCAGGACATCGCCGCCGCCTATGTGCGCGCCGACAGTGGCGCACTGGTGCCGATCTCCTCCCTGGCCACGATCAGCAACACCTCCGGCCCGGACACGCTCGAGCGCTTCAACAACCTGCCGGCGGTGAAGATCATCGGCAGCGCCGCGCCGGGCTACTCGACCGGCCAGGCCATCGCGCGGCTCGAGGAGCTGGCGGCCACGACGCTGCCGCCGGGCTTCAGCCTCGACTGGAGCGGCGCCGCCTACCAGGAGCGCCGATCGAGCGGATCGGCCGGCTACACGCTGGTGCTCGGCGCGCTGATGGTCTTCCTCATCCTCGCCGCGCAGTACGAACGCTGGTCGCTGCCGCTGGCGGTCCTGCTCGCCCTGCCCTTCGGCACCTTCGGCGCGCTCGCTGCGGTATGGCTGACCGGCATGACCAACGATGTGTACTTCCAGATCGGCCTGGTGACCCTGCTCGGCCTGGCGGCGAAGAACGCCATCCTGATCGTCGAGTACGCCATCTACAAGCACCGGGAAGGCATGAGCGCCGCCGCCGCGGCCATCGAAGCGGCCCGCCTGCGCTTCCGTCCGATCCTGATGACCTCGCTGGCCTTCATTCTCGGCGTCACACCGCTGGTGCTGTCCTCCGGCGCCGGCGCCGGCGCGCGGCATGCGGTTGGCACCGGCGTGGTCGGCGGCATGCTCGCGGCCACCTTCCTGGCGGTGTTCTTCGTGCCGCTGTTCTATCGCTTCATTACCGAACACAAGCTGTCCGAGCAACGCTCGCGCGACGAAATGTTCGAGGAAATTCGCGTACGCCATGACATCACCCATGAAAAGCTGGTCGCCGAAGCAGCAGCAAACGGCAAGGGGCACAGCCATGACTAA
- a CDS encoding long-chain-fatty-acid--CoA ligase, translating to MDKIWLKSYPPGIPAEIDVSEFASIGDMFLQSCRQFGERTAYVNMGKRIRFDELETLSGQFAAYLQGELKLPKGTRIALMMPNVMQYPVAMYGALRAGYTVVNCNPLYTARELEHQLKDSGAEAIVILDNFAHTLQQVLPHTPIKHVVVTRLGDMLGGLKGGLVNFVVKHIKKMVPAWDLPGHKRFNDILAIGARHTLKPVTVGHDDIAYLQYTGGTTGVAKGAMLTHRNIIGNLQQAHAWIKPFLGDKPEVIITALPLYHIFSLTANCLTFFKIGATNILITNPRDIPGFIKELGKVRFTAITGVNTLFNALLNNPAFEKVDFSSLRITLGGGMAVQQAVAERWKKVTGRPLIEAYGLTETSPAVCINPLDLAEFNHAIGLPVSSTEVSIRDDEGVEVGVGQPGELCVKGPQVMAGYWNRPDETAKVMTADGFLRTGDVATIDPDGFVRIVDRKKDMILVSGFNVYPNEVEDIVAGHPGVVEVAAVGVPDPRSGEAVKVFVVRKDPALTKEALIAYCRDNLTGYKVPHHVEFRDELPKTNVGKILRRALRDDDNKSA from the coding sequence ATGGATAAAATCTGGCTCAAGAGCTACCCCCCTGGCATTCCCGCCGAAATCGACGTTTCCGAGTTTGCGTCGATCGGCGACATGTTCCTGCAAAGCTGCCGCCAGTTCGGTGAGCGTACGGCCTATGTCAACATGGGCAAGCGCATCCGGTTCGACGAACTGGAAACGCTGAGCGGGCAGTTCGCCGCCTACCTCCAGGGCGAGCTGAAGCTGCCCAAGGGCACGCGCATCGCGCTGATGATGCCCAATGTGATGCAGTACCCGGTTGCCATGTACGGCGCCTTGCGCGCGGGCTACACGGTGGTCAACTGCAACCCGCTGTATACCGCCCGCGAGCTCGAACACCAGCTCAAGGATTCCGGTGCCGAGGCCATCGTCATCCTCGACAACTTCGCCCATACGCTGCAGCAGGTGCTCCCGCACACACCGATCAAGCACGTGGTGGTGACGCGCCTGGGCGACATGCTCGGCGGGCTCAAGGGCGGCCTGGTCAACTTCGTGGTCAAGCACATCAAGAAGATGGTGCCGGCCTGGGACCTGCCCGGCCACAAGCGCTTCAACGACATCCTGGCCATTGGCGCACGGCACACGCTCAAGCCGGTGACGGTGGGGCATGACGATATCGCCTACCTGCAATACACCGGCGGTACCACCGGGGTGGCCAAGGGCGCGATGCTCACCCACCGCAACATCATCGGCAACCTGCAGCAGGCGCATGCCTGGATCAAGCCCTTCCTCGGCGACAAGCCCGAGGTGATCATCACCGCGCTGCCGCTCTATCACATCTTCTCGCTGACTGCGAACTGCCTGACCTTCTTCAAGATCGGCGCGACCAACATCCTGATCACCAACCCGCGCGACATTCCGGGCTTCATCAAGGAGTTGGGCAAGGTACGCTTTACGGCCATCACCGGCGTCAACACCCTGTTCAATGCCTTGCTCAACAACCCGGCCTTCGAAAAAGTCGATTTTTCGTCCCTGCGCATCACCCTGGGTGGTGGCATGGCCGTGCAGCAGGCGGTGGCCGAGCGCTGGAAAAAGGTCACCGGCCGGCCGCTGATCGAAGCCTACGGCCTCACCGAAACCTCGCCGGCGGTGTGCATCAACCCGCTCGATCTGGCGGAGTTCAACCACGCCATTGGCCTGCCGGTCAGTTCCACCGAGGTCAGCATCCGCGACGATGAAGGTGTCGAAGTCGGGGTAGGCCAGCCGGGTGAGCTGTGCGTGAAGGGGCCGCAGGTCATGGCCGGCTACTGGAATCGCCCGGACGAGACGGCCAAGGTCATGACGGCCGACGGCTTCCTGCGCACCGGCGACGTGGCGACCATCGATCCCGATGGTTTCGTGCGCATCGTCGACCGCAAGAAGGACATGATTCTGGTGTCCGGCTTCAACGTGTATCCGAACGAGGTTGAAGACATCGTTGCGGGTCATCCCGGCGTGGTCGAAGTGGCCGCGGTCGGCGTGCCCGATCCGCGCTCCGGCGAGGCGGTCAAGGTCTTTGTGGTGCGCAAGGACCCGGCGCTCACCAAGGAGGCGCTCATCGCCTACTGCCGTGACAATCTCACCGGCTACAAGGTGCCGCATCATGTCGAGTTCCGCGACGAATTGCCGAAAACCAACGTCGGCAAGATCCTTCGGCGTGCCTTGCGTGATGACGACAACAAGTCGGCCTGA
- a CDS encoding glycerate kinase has protein sequence MTTPRDQLTALFHAALAAADPARIIPPALDTLTPPAGRIVVIGAGKASAAMAQIVEQHWADHADRISGLVVTRDGHAVPCRHIEIVEAAHPVPDARGRDAARRMLEETVANLSEDDLVLALISGGGSALLALPAPGITLEDKQAISRALLKSGATIGEINTVRKHLSAIKGGRLGLACRPARLVTWLISDVPGDDPSLIASGPTLADPGTCADALAILARHRVDIADAVRHHLESGAGETPKPGDGWLDTADVRCLATPQMALEAAAACAASMGLHAHILSDAIEGESRDVAFTHAAIARQVADRGQPFRPPCVLLSGGETTVTVRGTGCGGRNVEFLAALAHALCGHPQIHALAADTDGVDGGAELAGAIIDPHTSERARALGRPILTVLDDNDGHGLFQALGDSLDTGPTLTNVNDFRAILITAPTP, from the coding sequence ATGACAACACCGCGCGACCAACTCACCGCCCTCTTCCACGCCGCGCTCGCCGCCGCCGACCCGGCCCGGATCATCCCGCCCGCGCTCGACACGCTCACGCCGCCAGCCGGCCGCATCGTGGTCATCGGTGCCGGCAAGGCCTCGGCAGCCATGGCGCAGATCGTCGAGCAGCACTGGGCCGACCACGCCGACCGGATCAGCGGCCTGGTGGTCACCCGCGACGGCCACGCCGTGCCCTGCCGCCACATCGAAATCGTCGAGGCCGCGCACCCCGTGCCCGATGCACGTGGCCGCGACGCCGCACGGCGCATGCTGGAGGAGACGGTGGCGAACCTCTCCGAAGACGACCTGGTGCTGGCGCTCATCTCCGGCGGCGGCTCCGCCCTGCTCGCCCTGCCGGCGCCGGGCATCACGCTCGAAGACAAGCAGGCGATCAGCCGTGCGCTACTCAAGAGCGGCGCCACCATTGGCGAGATCAACACCGTGCGCAAGCACCTGTCGGCCATCAAGGGCGGCCGGCTCGGGCTCGCCTGCCGGCCGGCGCGCCTGGTGACCTGGCTGATCTCCGATGTGCCGGGCGACGACCCCTCGCTGATCGCCTCCGGCCCCACCCTGGCCGACCCCGGCACCTGCGCCGATGCGCTGGCCATCCTGGCCCGCCACCGGGTCGACATCGCCGACGCCGTGCGCCATCACCTCGAATCGGGGGCCGGCGAAACCCCCAAACCGGGCGACGGCTGGCTCGACACGGCCGACGTGCGCTGCCTGGCCACGCCGCAAATGGCGCTCGAAGCGGCCGCCGCATGCGCCGCATCGATGGGCCTGCACGCCCACATTCTGTCCGACGCCATCGAGGGCGAATCGCGTGACGTCGCCTTCACCCACGCGGCCATCGCCCGCCAGGTGGCCGATCGCGGTCAGCCTTTCAGGCCGCCCTGCGTGCTGCTCTCGGGTGGCGAAACCACGGTCACCGTGCGTGGCACCGGCTGCGGCGGACGCAATGTGGAATTTCTCGCCGCCCTGGCCCACGCCTTGTGCGGCCATCCGCAGATTCATGCCCTGGCCGCCGATACCGATGGCGTCGACGGCGGCGCCGAACTTGCCGGCGCGATCATCGACCCGCACACCAGCGAGCGCGCTCGCGCGCTCGGCCGCCCGATCCTGACCGTGCTCGACGACAACGACGGTCACGGTCTGTTCCAGGCCCTCGGCGACAGCCTCGACACCGGGCCCACGCTCACCAACGTCAACGATTTCCGCGCCATCCTGATCACGGCGCCGACGCCCTGA
- the trxA gene encoding thioredoxin TrxA, with product MSEHIHYVTDGTFDAEVLQSATPVLLDYWAEWCGPCKMIAPILDEVAKEYEGKLKVAKLNIDENQDTPAKFGIRGIPTLMLFKGGNVEATKVGALSKSQLTAFIDSNL from the coding sequence ATGAGCGAGCATATCCATTACGTCACCGACGGCACCTTCGATGCCGAGGTCCTGCAATCCGCGACCCCAGTCCTGCTGGACTACTGGGCAGAGTGGTGCGGCCCGTGCAAGATGATTGCGCCGATTCTTGACGAGGTGGCCAAGGAATACGAAGGCAAGCTGAAAGTCGCCAAGCTGAACATCGACGAAAACCAGGACACTCCGGCCAAATTCGGCATCCGCGGCATTCCGACGCTGATGCTGTTCAAGGGCGGCAACGTCGAAGCCACCAAGGTCGGCGCGCTGTCCAAGTCGCAATTGACTGCCTTCATTGACAGCAACCTCTGA